From Oenanthe melanoleuca isolate GR-GAL-2019-014 unplaced genomic scaffold, OMel1.0 S141, whole genome shotgun sequence:
TGACAGACAAAACAGCCACCAGACACCTTCCTGGGCACGGCAGGACAGTCACCTGCAGTGGTGTGCTGCCAGCAGTCCCTGGGGCTCTGGCCTGCCTGCACATTCCCATGCAGCTGGAGATTCAACTTGGAGCTGGATGGAGTATTCCCAAAAGTAGTttgcctgtggctgctggctctTGGAAACTGACAGTGCGTGCCAGTATGGACACAAGTGCTTCTGTGCCCACTGACAGTCCCAGGGATCTTTAATTGCTCGAGAGATGTAACCATCTTGTGTCTGGCTTTGACCAGAGCCAACCACTAGGCAGAGATGATGACCCTTATTTCCAGCCAGCGAGAGCTCATTTGCCTttctcctggagctggtgtttgcctggtgcagcagtgccaggactgTGTCTGCATACTGCAACCCCGAGGGCCCTTCTCATGAGCATTGCACTCCTGCATGACTAGGTGAAACTCCTGGCACTCCATTGTACATCCATCTGATACCCAAATACCCGATTACAGTGCACACCAGGATCCATCCCAGTTACTCAGACCCAGGACACAGATGCTGTAGGATCTAGCATAAATAAATATCTGGTTTCCATTCACCTTAGAGGGACTGATAACACCCTGACCTTGGGGCAAGTGTTGTATTTGGAGTCCTGTCACCTGGGTCTCCATGGATGAGTTTTCTgcacttttctcttttcagaggTCTTACAAGGATGAGCTGAAGCTTAGCATTTGTGGGAGCAGACATCACTtaaagctgcagctctcaggacaAGGTCTGGAGGCACGGTTGGAGTTCAGCCCCCCAGCACTAAAGATGGGATGGGTGCTGGTGGACAGCGATGGGGTGGACGCCACAGTGGCGGTGAAGAACCCATGCAACTTCCCTGTTGAGTTTTACTCACTGGATTTCGATGAGCAGTACCttgaggaggaggtgagaaggCAGGTCTGGTCCCCGTGTACATGCTGCCCAAGCTTCACAGCactccagcattcccaggctTGTGCCAGGGAGGCAATCCCCAGGgcaaagccagctctgctgatgtGCTGTGGGAGGACTTAAATAGTTTGTGTTGttgggaggaagggaggagacaGAAAATGGGTTTGTTGAGTGTGTGTGATGTGAGGCTGTCCTGGTTTcaaggacaggtatctgccgataaaggcagaagttttcctttgaaatagagacctTAATTCCACTCCTCCAgagtattataattgtttgaatcaaggactctgaagcagagataagggggtaggaataacagctcttttactaatatatctaaccgtacaagcagaaacaacagcaattgttaAAATTCCCAGCAAAACAGAACAGCTGTTTTTAACTCGGTCCCAGccctttctttagctgcaggcacgcTCTCTCTGCCCTCGGTCCCGGTGCTGCGGACGGCCAAAGCCCGGCAGCTGCAGAGggcgggcgggagcggaggcgggaggggcggcagcggccacgccggtctcgggtgggagcggctggagagggcagctcctcgctcaaacggcagctcctcgctcaccgtttgggttctggtggtgagctgtgtccgcagaggcaggaggctggaacggggagatgcagggcaggtgatcgcagagggtctggctctcctgcgttcggccgcgtggctGCAGACGGGcgatcctcctccgagctcccgGAAACACGAGAGCCCCTCCTGAGGCCGCTCCCACCTcccccttttgtccagagtcgtcaaaggtcctgggtgtgagccggccagctccattgccatgataatgggaaaaattctttaaattgacacagtcaaagaaaaacactcaacccccagCAGAGGCGAGAAAAGGAATCTTGTGTATGGTTTCTGTTCCCTGTGTGCACAGTTCCTGCGGATGGCAGTGCGGTCTGAGTACCAAAAGAACTCTTTAATGCCTCCTGGTGCCGTGGGTGGGGCgctgccagaggagctggagcattGTGAAGCACAGAAGAGGCCGAGGGCTCAACGGGCAGAGCTCAAGGCCATGGCAGAGGCCATGGTCACAGATGAGGCTGAGGCTGAGGCCATGGACAAGGCAGCACCAGGTCAGAAAAGCATTGAGGCTTTGGCGGTGTCTGTCTTGACTATGGTCAGAGCAGGGAGTCCAGCCCATACACCCTGAACTCTTTGTCACCTTGTTCTCCAGGGAAAGCCCATGCTTTTAGCAGCTGTCTGTTTCCCCAGCTTGGTGGAGGAACTCTTGGGTGAAGGGCTGTGGCATCCTCTACCAACCCTGAGTGTAGCCAAAGCTCTTATCTGCCTGCCATAGACTGGGGAAATAATTAGGATATTCCCTTGTGTCCCTTAGCCACAAAGACTAGAATTGGATGAGTTCTTCAGCCAGTAGGACCAGGTCTAATATCACTGGCTCCTTTAGATTTGCACCTTCCTAGCAACAAAAGAACAAGCTCATGTTGCTTTCACTAAGTCTCCTGTTCTGGGATCTGAGGATAtggggaggaagatgaggatCAAAGGAAGGTGGGAGGCTGACTTTTCCCCTGGTTTTGCAGCATATGCCAGGGCTGTCACACCCTCTCCTGAGCCCATGGTGGAAGTGCCTGGGAATCCTGTCTCTTGGGCCGTCATGCGCCACCTGGGCATCGACCCATCTTCGGAGAGGCGTgagccacagcaggacagagggactgTTCTCATTGTCCATGGGCCA
This genomic window contains:
- the LOC130266673 gene encoding hydrocephalus-inducing protein homolog, yielding MGWVLVDSDGVDATVAVKNPCNFPVEFYSLDFDEQYLEEEFLRMAVRSEYQKNSLMPPGAVGGALPEELEHCEAQKRPRAQRAELKAMAEAMVTDEAEAEAMDKAAPAYARAVTPSPEPMVEVPGNPVSWAVMRHLGIDPSSERREPQQDRGTVLIVHGPSQAGKTEVAAALCHYYDTAHLSIDTVVKEAMASDQSQAGHRAWQLCTKAAVELKGENE